The Paenibacillus sp. FSL W8-0426 region GGTCATCCTACCTTGAATATACCCAATTCCGGAAAAGTTTAAATAAGCGCATCTGAAAATTGTGACAGATAGCGGAGCAGGGAACGAGATGCGGATTTGTTTGCAGCGTTCTGTCCAAGGTTACGCGGAGGCGGAACATAATATGTCCCTCAGGGGATGGAGAAGGAGCGGGGAGAGCATGGAATGAGACGTGAAACGATGGAGAAATACCAAAGCTGGTTTTACGTTGCGGCGCTGCTGGCAGGGGCGGCCATCGGACTGGGAAGTGAAAAGGGGGGAGCTGCGCTTGGAATGGCCGTATCCCCGGTACTCGCGGTGCTGTTATACAGCATGTTTGCGCAAATTCCTTTTTTGCAAGTCAGGGAGGCCTGGTCCAACCTTCGTTTCATGGGGGCGCTGTTAACGGCGAATTTCGTCGTGGTGCCCGTGGTTGTACTGGGACTTACGCTATTGTTCCCTCAATCGTCTCCTGTGCTGATCGGGGTTCTTTTGGTGCTGTTGACGCCTTGCATCGACTACGTCATCGTGTTCACCCAGTTAGGCAAAGGGAACGAGAAACTTGTGCTTGCCGCAACGCCATTGCTTTTTATTGCACAGATGGTGCTGCTGCCGCTGTATTTGTGGCTGTTTGTCGGTAGTGAGGCAGCCCGGGTGATGGAAGTGGGGCCGTTTGTCGAAGCCTTTCTGTTTTTGATCGTTATTCCGATGGTGTTGGCGCTTCTTACGCAGCTGTGGGGCAAACGCAGGAAAAAAGGAGAGGCCGTGCTTCAGGCAGCGGCCTGGCTGCCGGTCCCGCTGATGGCGCTGGCCCTGCTTGTGGTGGTAGCCTCCCAAGTCGGCAAAGTTCGCGAGGATATCGGGGTCATCGTTGGCGTCGTGCCAATCTATGTGGC contains the following coding sequences:
- a CDS encoding bile acid:sodium symporter → MRRETMEKYQSWFYVAALLAGAAIGLGSEKGGAALGMAVSPVLAVLLYSMFAQIPFLQVREAWSNLRFMGALLTANFVVVPVVVLGLTLLFPQSSPVLIGVLLVLLTPCIDYVIVFTQLGKGNEKLVLAATPLLFIAQMVLLPLYLWLFVGSEAARVMEVGPFVEAFLFLIVIPMVLALLTQLWGKRRKKGEAVLQAAAWLPVPLMALALLVVVASQVGKVREDIGVIVGVVPIYVAFAVVMPIVSRFIAAIFRLDVGSGRAVIFSSATRNSLVVMPLALALPQEWATMAAAVIVTQTMVELAAELVYIRLVPAWIMRDRLT